The Echinicola jeungdonensis genome segment CCTGGGCATTCTGAATCCAAAATATTTCAATGCAGATTCCACCCTTTGTTGGCTTTCTTTTACTGCACTGTCGGGCAAACCGACCATATAAAAATTTGTCCCTTGCCCAACATTTACTTCAATTGTAATCAACTTGGCGTCAACGCCTGAAACAGAGCTTCCAAAAGTTTTTGCTACCATGTTAACTGTAATTATTACCAATTAAAAAAGGAAATCTACCTTAAGATTTCCTAATATACTATTTTTTAAACAGGCTGAAACGAAGGCTATTATTTAAAATTTTGGCGGGGCTTTATCACCGAGCTTTCTCTATCTTCCTCCTGACTGGATTTGTTTTCATTATCTTGATTGATCCCTGTCTTTTTCTCCAAATCATACAATTTGGCTTTGATTTCGTTTCTTTCCAGTTCTAACCTTTTTATCTTCCGGTTAAGACTACTGGTATACATGGATTGGAAAAACCACGAAATCAAAAACAAAACTAAGCCCACCAAAAGCCAGACTACCACATTTCCTGCAGTTAGTTCCTGTATGCCAAAACCATTTCTTACGCTGTCAAAAGCCAGGAAGAAAACCAAGGCCACTCCAAAAAATAGCGCGAGTAAAAGCTGAAATATGCTTGTCACTTTTTTCATATCTTTAAAATTAAGTTATACACCTAATATACTAAACTGACTGCATTGAGGAAAGTTTCTTATATAAACCTTCTTGTTGGATCAGCGCCTTATGAGTTCCCCTTTCCGCAATTTTTCCATTTTGGATTACCAAAATTTCATCTGCATGCTGAATAGTGCTCAAACGGTGGGCAATAACCAATGTAGTTCTGTTACTCATAAGATGAGTCAGGGCTTCCTGCACCAACCTTTCTGATTCAGAGTCCAATGCAGAAGTTGCTTCATCCAGCACCAAAATGGGTGGATTTTTCAGTACTGCCCTTGCAATACTCAGTCTTTGCCTTTGGCCTCCAGAAAGTTTGCTACCCCTTTCCCCAATATTGGTCTGGTAACCTTTTTCCAACTGAACTATAAATTCATGGGCATTGGCAATTTTGGCCGCTTCAACCACCTGTTCCTCTGAAACGTCACTTAAGCCAAAGGCGATATTATTGAATACCGAATCATTAAATAGAATAGATTCTTGGGTAACAATCCCTATCAATTTCCGCAAATCCCCCACTTTATAATCCCTGATGTCGAGTCCATCCAACTCAACTTTACCTCCGGTGGGGTCATAAAATCTTGGTAAAAGATCTGCAATGGTGGATTTCCCCCCTCCAGATGGGCCGACCAAAGCGATGGTTTTTCCTTTGTTTAGGGTAAAATCAATTTGCTTTAAGACCAAATGTTGATCGTAGCCAAAATCAACCTTATTGAACCTAACACTATCCTTAAATCCACTTATTCGGGTTGGGGATTCCACCTCTTTGACCTCCGGTTGGGTATCGATAACTTTAAATATCCTATCGGCGGAAGCAAGCCCTCTTTGGATATTGCTCATGGCCCGGGAAATTTCCTTTGCCGGGTTCAGGACTTGGGTAAAAATAATAATGTAAGCCAAAAACTCACTTGCTGTCAGATTAGATTTATTGCTGAGGACCAAGCTACCTCCGTAAAGTAAAATCCCGGCAACCACTGAAACCCCTAAAAACTGTGAAATGGGAGAAGCCAATTCATTCCTGCGTGACATGGAGATATTGACTTGGGAATAACGATCGGTCTCCCGGTCAAATTTACTGTAAACATAGCCCCTGGCACCAAAAGCCTTTACCACCCTCATTCCGCCAATGGTTTCATCTAAAATATTGACAATTCTTCCCAGTGATTCTTGACTTTCCACCGCTTTTTTCTTTAACCGTTTGGTAATGCCACCGATAATCGCCCCTGAAATGGGAATGATTAATATGGTAAAAAGGGTCAATTTTACCGACATGAAAAACAAGGCCCCAAAATAAATAATAATGGTCACTGGTTCCCTAAAAACCACCCTTAGGGATTGCACAATACTATTTTCAACCTCCTGCACATCATTGGTCATTTTGGACATCAGGTCCCCCTTTCTTTCATGGGAAAAATATCCCATATGCATTCTGCTGACCTGATCAAAAATGTGCATCCGCATTCCTTTGATCACATTGGCCCTGACTTTGGCCAAAATCACCCCAGAAAGATAGGTGAATAAATTGGCCAAAAATACCGATATAACAATGATAATGCAGACGTAAACAAGAGTCCCAAACTTCCCAAACTCCTCAGCAACCTTAATAAAATAATGGTTAAAAAGGTGAGTGAAATATTCGATGGTCAGGGAAAATTCAGGTTTTTCCAGGTATTGATCCAGGGTAGCTGGATCTACCTGTTCAAAAATCACATCAAACAGGGGCTTTAAAAGGGTGAAATTCAAAAGCCCAAAAATAATGGCCAATAATGCATAAATAATATAAATTGGAAAATGTCGCTTAAAAGGCCTGGCATAGGCCAAAATGCGTAAATATGTCTTCATCAGTGTTTAACTCTCCAGCTTTATTTAGGCTTGCAAGTTAATAATTATATTCTTCCCTACCGATATTAAGCCTAATAGCCATCCTGGTAAAATGAGCTGTCTCAGGAGCATCCAGGTCCTCAGCCGTCCTTTTACGATAAGTATGGGCCGCCTCCAAAAATAAATTGTGCCGAAGCATGTAGGAAAAATTTAATGTTCCCATTGCCACTTTATTGGAAACTCCCTGGCCAATTTCATGACCAAATAAACCCAAACCCCCAATATTCTCTAATCTATTTTTCAATACATCTCCACCCATATTGGTTTCCTCATCTGGGTCCGCTCCATATTCATGAAACACCCCTGTCCCCTTAATAAATAATCTGGGAACCGGCTGGTATCGTAATATCCCCACAAATTCCCTAAAATTGGCTCCCCTAGGATGGGCCAAAGGAGTTCGGTAATTGGTGAATGATTGATGCTCAAATTTTTCCTGATAAGTATAAGGCCTGGCTTGGTTATATTCCAACTGCAAATCCAAATTGGACACCCGAAAAGCATTGATGTACTTATAACCTAGCTGAACTCCATGTTTATTCCTTCTGGAATTCTTTCCATCTATCCCAAAAAATTCTTTGAAAACAAATTCATCCAGGGCAAATTGGCCATACAACTGCATGGACCGGCCCATGTTCCACTTAAAATCCGTACCCAACATTACCTTATCCGGAGTTCCTAATTGATGTTCCACCCATCGGTAAAAAATAACAGGATTCATATAACTCCATTCAAAATCACTGGCCATTATGGATTCAAAAACGCCAAGATTAAACCGTTTCCCCAGATTAATACCCAGCCGGTGATGGGAAAACCATTTTTGGGGATAATCCCCATCAGTTGGACGGCCTATTCCATCTAATATTACATCGGCATTTAACTGGGCCCACATATTGGTAAAGTTAAATTTCCAGACTTTTGTGTTCAGTTTAAAAAACATATAGCTGTTGGAAAAGCTAGAAAGGATCATTGACCGGTATCCTTCTCCAATAAAATTGCGATCATGACCGAGCTGGGCAGAAATATGTTTAGAAATTGGAAAAGTAATATGGCCTGTAGCTGAAAAATAGCCATAACCATTGTCTTTGTAGGGTTTCCAAAAGCCCTCCCCGGGAACAGCGCCATTTTTCTGGATATAATTTTTAATCCAGGAGGGGAAAACCACTTGATTGGTACTCAAAAAGGTGTAAAAGCCAACTTTTCGGTCAATGCTTCCCCTAAGAGCAACACCACGGGTGTTGCGAAAATTAAAATCCTCCTCCCCGGATTCTATCCCTCCCCTTAAATAAATAACCGGATTAACATGTACATCCACCACATCGTCGTGGTAGTAATAAAAATCAGATGGCTTTTTGTACAATTTTTTCAGGAAGGGTTTCCTGGACATGGCCGTTTCTCCTTCAGCAAACTCCCAATTGTCAGTATTCAAATATTCAAGGTTGAACCGGTCAACATTTCCCCATGGCAAGGGTTGGCTCAACAAATCCCCAACAAACCCTGCTACCTGATCCCTCCTATAGGGTTTAAATCCAGTATGAAATTGGTCAGTAAATTCCCCTTGGATAATTTCATACCTGTTGATCAAATGGTAATAATCAGACTTGTACGGCACATAGGCACTTTGTGCGCCGGCAAATAAAACAAGACCAAAAAGGAACTGGGGAATCAATAAAAATTTTTTCATCCGGATCAGGCTAGTTTATTACACAATTAAACAGCAACTAATATAAATTTATTGGCATTTTAATCCTTCCCTTTTAGAAAAAGATTTTTCATTCCCCATTTACCAAAAACCCTATTACGAATTTAATCCAAGAATTATTTTCCTATTAACCAATAAATTTCCCGATATTTGCCTCATTAAAGACAAGTGATTTACAATTGGGTAAATAATTCATTGATAAACATTTGGAGCGTTTTACAAAAAAGGATAACTTTGTGCCTCCATTTGAAAAAGTGACATTATACTATAAATAGGGATTACCATGAAAAAAGACATTCATCCAAATTACAGAGAGGTGGTTTTTTATGACACTTCTAGTGAATATAAATTTCTTACCAAATCCACCATCGAAACCAATGAAACCATTACTTGGGAAGACGGAAAAGAGTACCCACTTTACAAAGTGGAAGTAAGTTCTAACTCCCACCCATTCTACACTGGTAAGAAAATGCTTTTGGATACTGCCGGTAGGGTAGAGAAATTTAACAGAAGATATAAAAAGAAATAATTACCATCTTAATTTGGTAAAAGGAGTTTTAAAAAGTCTCCCGGAAATTGATTTCCGGGAGACTTTTTTATTTTTGTGTCATGGATAAAATCACACTATTTGACGACTCTGCCTATAGGGGATCTCTTTTACCTTTTACTTTTACCCGCCCAGTAGCTGAAATACGGGTCGGGATATTGACCATTCGGGAAAAATGGGAGAAACACTTTTCCACCGACTGTACTTATTATACTCAGGATTACCTGAGGGAGAAATTTCCTCTGCCTGATGGAGAAAGTTTATTTGTCAATGGAGGATTGTGCCCTGACCAGGGATTGGTGTCAGCTATAAAAACCCTAAAACCTGATCAAGCGCTTTGGAAGGAGGGAATTCTTCTGGCCAGTCCGGTTGATAATCCCAAAAACTTCAATTTTGACAATGTAAAAGAAAGCAAAACTGCTATCGAATACGAAGGGGATTTTACCCTTATCCATAAAAACTGGCACATATTTCAACATAATGCCCTGGAGTTAAGAAAGGATTTTGTCCTGATCACCACCAATAGAAAATCTATTGGTATCCAGGATCCACACACCATTGTATATAATCCTGAGATGATTTTTGTGGAAGAAGGAGCCGATATTAAAGCCGCAGTGCTCAATGCGGAAAACGGCCCTATTTATATTGGGAAAGATGCCCAGGTACAGGAAGGGGCTTTGATCAAAGGTCCATTTGCCCTTTGCGAAGGATCCACTGTTAATATGGGAGCCAAAATGAGGGGAGACAGCACCATTGGCCCCCACTCCAAAGTCGGCGGTGAAGTTGCTAATTCAGTTATTTTCGGCTACAGCAACAAAGGCCATGATGGCTTTATTGGCAATACCATCATTGGGGAATGGTGCAATTTGGGTGCGGACACCAACACATCAAACCTGAAAAACAATTATGCGCCAGTGAAAATCTGGGATTACACCAAAGGTGGATTTACTAATACCGGGCTTCAATTCTGTGGTTTGATGATGGGCGACCATTCCAAATGTGGTATCAACACCATGTTTAATACAGGTACAGTCATTGGGGTAGGTGCAAATATTTTCGGAGATGGATTTCCCAGGAATTTTATTCCTTCCTTTTCCTGGGGAGGAGCATCTGGTTTCACTACTTTCCAAATCAGAAAGTTTAGTGAAACGGCCATGAAAGTTATGGAAAGACGAGGAAAATCATTTGATGATAAAGAAAGGCAAATCATCCAAAAGGTTTTTGATACTTCCCGTCCTTACAGGATTTGGGATAAAGAAGTTTAATTGAACAAAACATAGATATGTTATTTTCCTCCATCCCAGGTTTAGAAGAAACCAAAGCAAAACTGGTTCAGGCCATCCAAAAAAACCACTTAGCCCATGCTTTGTTGTTTCATGGCCCTGAAGGTTCTGCAAACTTGCTCATGGCCCTCGCTTTGGCCACTTATATCAATTGCGAAAACCGGGGGGAATCTGATGCCTGTGGGCAGTGTGGATCCTGTCAGAAAATGAAAAAACTGATCCACCCGGACCTTAGTTTTACCTTCCCTCTCCCGGGAAGCCTGCTCAAGGAAGATGACGATGGTAAAGACAAAAAAGTAAATGTCCTTTCACCCTGGAGGGAATTTGCTCTGCAATCACCTTATGGAAACCTTCAGGATTGGATTTACCATAATGGATTTGAAAAAAAACAATTGAACATATCAAAGGCAGCTGCTAAGCAAATTATCAAGACAGTATCTTTAAAATCCTTTGAGGGAGGATATAAAATGATCCTCATCTGGATGCCGGAACTGATGCACACCGCTGCAGCCAATGCCCTGTTAAAGGTGTTGGAAGAACCGCCGGAAAAAACCCTGTTTCTGATGGTCTCCACTCAACCTGAAAGGTTATTGACAACTATTTTGTCCCGTACCCAGAAAATTCTGGTAAGGACCTACTCTGATGAGGAAGTAAAAAACAATTTGATAGCCGAGGACCTTTGTTCTCCGGAGGGAGCACAGCACATTGCTCCTCTTGCAAATGGCAATATGAGAGAAGCATACCGGCTTGCAGAACAGGTAGTAGATGAAAATACAGCAAAGTTTGGTGATTGGATGAGGGCGTGCTACAATCTAAAAATAGAAAAGATCGTAGTTTGGGCGGATAATTTTCAGACATTTGACAAAGAGGCTCAAAAAGGGCTGTTGTTAACCGGGCTTAATGTCCTGCGTGAATGTTTACTTCAGCGCAGTCAATTGGAGGTTCTGATGCGAACACCTCCAGAAGACAAGGAATTTATTGAGAAGTTTAGCCTTAATGCCTTGACGGAAAATAAAATCTTGCGCATGTACCAATTGCTCAATGAAGCCCATTATCACCTGGAGAGAAATGCTAATGCCAAAATTCTATTTGCTGACCTGTCTTTGAACCTGTCAAGGGTGATTAGAAAAAAAGAGACGGCATGAAAAAACGCACCATAGGGAGACGGGAAAAAATAAGCCTTCCTGAATGGGGATACAGGCTTATCTCTGCCAAAGTGGACACCGGAGCATATACCAATGCCATCCACTGTGAGTATGCCAAGGAAAATGAAACCAACGGAAAAAAGGTATTGGAATTTCGCTTGCTTTCTCCCCAGCACCGCCTTTACAAAGATCAGGTTTTCCAAACTACAGAATATTCCAGAAAAAAGGTGAAAAATTCTTTTGGGGAAACAGAGATAAGGTATAAAGTAAGCACAAAAGTACTTATGTTTGGGGAAGAATTTAAAACTGAATTCACCCTGTCTGACCGGTCAAAAATGCGGAATGCCATCCTATTGGGCAGGAAAATGCTTAGCGGCAAATTTTTAGTAGATGTGGATGAAGTAAACCTTTCCAAAAAACATAAATCTTCGCTGAAATGAGAATTGCCATATTATCCAGAAACCCCAATTTATACTCAACCAGAAGGCTTTACCAGGCAATTGAAAAAGCAGGCCATGAGGCCATGGTAGTAGATCATTCCCTTTGTGACTTGATCATCGAGCAGGAAGGCCCCTCCATCTTTTACAAAGGCAATAAATTACAAAACATTGATGCCATCATTCCTAGAATTGGGGCCTCCGTCACTTTTTATGGTACGGCCGTGGTCAGGCAATTTGAGCTGATGGGAATATTTTCTGCTGTGGACTCTCAAGCCATAGTCAGAAGCCGGGATAAACTCAGAAGTTTGCAGAACCTTTCCAGGGAAGGACTCGGCATGCCCAAAACTGCCTTCACCAATTTTTCCAAAGGGGGAGAAAAACATTTGATAGAAAGAGTGGGGGGCGCCCCTTTGATCATTAAATTACTGGAAGGTACCCAAGGCTTGGGTGTGGTATTGGCAGAAACCAGAAAAGCCGGGCAATCCGTTATAGAAGCATTTCATGGTTTAAAAGCCCGGATCATCGTTCAGGAATTTATTAAAGAGGCCAAAGGAGCAGATATCCGGGCATTTGTGGTCAATGGAAAAGTAGTTGGGGCCATGAAGCGCCAGGGTGAGGAAGGTGAATTCCGTTCTAATCTCCACCGAGGTGGAAAAGCTACCCTGATCAAATTATCCCCTTCAGAAAGAAAAGCTGCATTGACAGCTGCCAAAACCATGGGCCTAGCTATTGCCGGAGTGGACATGCTCCAATCCGACAGGGGCCCTTTGATCCTGGAGGTCAACAGTTCTCCAGGTCTTGAGGGGATTGAAAAAGCCACCGGGGTCGATGTAGCCGATAAAATCGTAGATTACATTGAAAGGTCAGTCAATAAAAAAATTAGCAAAAGAAAAATTAAGGAATAATGCAGCCTATCAAAATAGGAACTAGAGGAAGTAAGTTGGCCCTTTTTCAAGCCTACCATATTGCAGATTTATTGAATGCACAGGGTATTGATACTGAAATTGTCAAAATAGAAACCAAGGGGGACAAAGTCCTGGATGTAGCCATTTCCAAAATAGGCAGCAAAGGGGTATTTACAGAAGAACTGGAACAACAACTAGCCAGTGGGCAAGTGGATATTGCTGTACATAGTGCCAAGGACATGCCTTCCAGGCTTGGAGAAGGGTTTGAGCTGATTGCTTTTACCAAAAGAGAAAAAGTAAATGACATCATCCTAAGCCACCATGAGCAAATCGATTACAAAAATCCAGAAAAACCATTGGTACTAGGCACTTCATCTACCAGAAGGGTGGCTACCTTGAAACATTATTATCCCCATATCAGGACGACTGAAGTTCGAGGAAATTTGCAGACCAGAATTAGAAAAATGAAAGAAGGGGCCTGCGATGCCTTGTTATTGGCCTATGCTGGCGCTCACCGGATGGGCTATGATGGCTTGATAAGGCATGAACTTTCCCTGGAGGAATTTATTCCTGCTGTTGGACAAGGAACTATTACAGTAGAAGCCTATAAAAATCTGGATGAGTCGTTGAAGAATAAAATCATAGAAGCCACCCACCACTATGAAACTGGATATGAATTACAAGCAGAAAGAAGTTTCCTAAAAGTCCTGGAAGGAGGATGTAGCATACCCGTATTTGGCTTGGCAAGGGTAGATGAGGATCATTTAACACTGGAAGGGGGAATCATCAGCCTGGATGGAGAAGAACGTATTCAACTGGAAGTAAAAGGCTCAGTAAATGATGCGGAAAAGTTGGGGGCTGACCTTGCCCATCAAGTACTACATACAGGAGGGGACAAGATATTGGAAGAGATCAAAAAGGAAATCAACCATAAATAATGAAAAAACTGTTTATTGTGGCCCTGGCCCTCACCACTTGGATCAGCTCCTGTACTTCAGAAAAGGATGCTTTGGTTAAGATCCAAACCAGACATGGAAATATCTATGCAGTGCTCTATGACCAAACCCCAAAACACAAGGAAAATTTTATCGAACTTGCTCAAGCAGGTCGTTTTGACTCCACCGAGTTTCACCGGATAATTGATAATTTCATGATCCAGGCAGGTGATGTTTTCAATAAAGAAGAATTACCTGAAGAAGAATGGTACACGCTTCCTTCGGAACCAGTCGAGGACCTGATCCATGAAAAAGGCGCCCTGGGTGCTGCCCGGCAAGGAGACCATATCAACCCCGAAAGGAGGTCCAGTGGATGCCAGTTTTATATTGTTCAGGGTAAAGTTTATGACAAAAAAGAACTGGTCACTGATATGAAAAGGTTGCAGCAAACTTTCATGAAGTATATTGGCCTTGAAAGCAATAAACCACTGGAAAATCAATACAAAGAATTATATGAATTCG includes the following:
- a CDS encoding type B 50S ribosomal protein L31, coding for MKKDIHPNYREVVFYDTSSEYKFLTKSTIETNETITWEDGKEYPLYKVEVSSNSHPFYTGKKMLLDTAGRVEKFNRRYKKK
- a CDS encoding ATP-dependent zinc protease family protein, with translation MKKRTIGRREKISLPEWGYRLISAKVDTGAYTNAIHCEYAKENETNGKKVLEFRLLSPQHRLYKDQVFQTTEYSRKKVKNSFGETEIRYKVSTKVLMFGEEFKTEFTLSDRSKMRNAILLGRKMLSGKFLVDVDEVNLSKKHKSSLK
- a CDS encoding GlmU family protein; the encoded protein is MDKITLFDDSAYRGSLLPFTFTRPVAEIRVGILTIREKWEKHFSTDCTYYTQDYLREKFPLPDGESLFVNGGLCPDQGLVSAIKTLKPDQALWKEGILLASPVDNPKNFNFDNVKESKTAIEYEGDFTLIHKNWHIFQHNALELRKDFVLITTNRKSIGIQDPHTIVYNPEMIFVEEGADIKAAVLNAENGPIYIGKDAQVQEGALIKGPFALCEGSTVNMGAKMRGDSTIGPHSKVGGEVANSVIFGYSNKGHDGFIGNTIIGEWCNLGADTNTSNLKNNYAPVKIWDYTKGGFTNTGLQFCGLMMGDHSKCGINTMFNTGTVIGVGANIFGDGFPRNFIPSFSWGGASGFTTFQIRKFSETAMKVMERRGKSFDDKERQIIQKVFDTSRPYRIWDKEV
- a CDS encoding ATP-binding protein, whose amino-acid sequence is MLFSSIPGLEETKAKLVQAIQKNHLAHALLFHGPEGSANLLMALALATYINCENRGESDACGQCGSCQKMKKLIHPDLSFTFPLPGSLLKEDDDGKDKKVNVLSPWREFALQSPYGNLQDWIYHNGFEKKQLNISKAAAKQIIKTVSLKSFEGGYKMILIWMPELMHTAAANALLKVLEEPPEKTLFLMVSTQPERLLTTILSRTQKILVRTYSDEEVKNNLIAEDLCSPEGAQHIAPLANGNMREAYRLAEQVVDENTAKFGDWMRACYNLKIEKIVVWADNFQTFDKEAQKGLLLTGLNVLRECLLQRSQLEVLMRTPPEDKEFIEKFSLNALTENKILRMYQLLNEAHYHLERNANAKILFADLSLNLSRVIRKKETA
- the hemC gene encoding hydroxymethylbilane synthase; translation: MQPIKIGTRGSKLALFQAYHIADLLNAQGIDTEIVKIETKGDKVLDVAISKIGSKGVFTEELEQQLASGQVDIAVHSAKDMPSRLGEGFELIAFTKREKVNDIILSHHEQIDYKNPEKPLVLGTSSTRRVATLKHYYPHIRTTEVRGNLQTRIRKMKEGACDALLLAYAGAHRMGYDGLIRHELSLEEFIPAVGQGTITVEAYKNLDESLKNKIIEATHHYETGYELQAERSFLKVLEGGCSIPVFGLARVDEDHLTLEGGIISLDGEERIQLEVKGSVNDAEKLGADLAHQVLHTGGDKILEEIKKEINHK
- a CDS encoding ABC transporter ATP-binding protein, with product MKTYLRILAYARPFKRHFPIYIIYALLAIIFGLLNFTLLKPLFDVIFEQVDPATLDQYLEKPEFSLTIEYFTHLFNHYFIKVAEEFGKFGTLVYVCIIIVISVFLANLFTYLSGVILAKVRANVIKGMRMHIFDQVSRMHMGYFSHERKGDLMSKMTNDVQEVENSIVQSLRVVFREPVTIIIYFGALFFMSVKLTLFTILIIPISGAIIGGITKRLKKKAVESQESLGRIVNILDETIGGMRVVKAFGARGYVYSKFDRETDRYSQVNISMSRRNELASPISQFLGVSVVAGILLYGGSLVLSNKSNLTASEFLAYIIIFTQVLNPAKEISRAMSNIQRGLASADRIFKVIDTQPEVKEVESPTRISGFKDSVRFNKVDFGYDQHLVLKQIDFTLNKGKTIALVGPSGGGKSTIADLLPRFYDPTGGKVELDGLDIRDYKVGDLRKLIGIVTQESILFNDSVFNNIAFGLSDVSEEQVVEAAKIANAHEFIVQLEKGYQTNIGERGSKLSGGQRQRLSIARAVLKNPPILVLDEATSALDSESERLVQEALTHLMSNRTTLVIAHRLSTIQHADEILVIQNGKIAERGTHKALIQQEGLYKKLSSMQSV
- a CDS encoding peptidylprolyl isomerase → MKKLFIVALALTTWISSCTSEKDALVKIQTRHGNIYAVLYDQTPKHKENFIELAQAGRFDSTEFHRIIDNFMIQAGDVFNKEELPEEEWYTLPSEPVEDLIHEKGALGAARQGDHINPERRSSGCQFYIVQGKVYDKKELVTDMKRLQQTFMKYIGLESNKPLENQYKELYEFGDFSGINDLMLSKKAYLEEFYNLNLDKKLSPKQITTYTSVGGTPHLDEMGYTVFGKVVKGLDVVDKIAEEKTNAKDQPIDPVYITVTVEEVSKTKITEEYGFEYQKNE
- the rimK gene encoding 30S ribosomal protein S6--L-glutamate ligase, with translation MRIAILSRNPNLYSTRRLYQAIEKAGHEAMVVDHSLCDLIIEQEGPSIFYKGNKLQNIDAIIPRIGASVTFYGTAVVRQFELMGIFSAVDSQAIVRSRDKLRSLQNLSREGLGMPKTAFTNFSKGGEKHLIERVGGAPLIIKLLEGTQGLGVVLAETRKAGQSVIEAFHGLKARIIVQEFIKEAKGADIRAFVVNGKVVGAMKRQGEEGEFRSNLHRGGKATLIKLSPSERKAALTAAKTMGLAIAGVDMLQSDRGPLILEVNSSPGLEGIEKATGVDVADKIVDYIERSVNKKISKRKIKE